The Stackebrandtia nassauensis DSM 44728 genome includes the window TTCGCCATCTTCAGCGCCGCCTCGTTCGCCTCCGCGCCCGTGGTCAGCAGCAGCGTCTTGCCCAACGGCGCGGGCAGGGCCGCGTCGAGCTTCTCGGCCAGCTGGAGCACCGGCGGGCTGAGCATGCCGCTGTACAGGTGATCCAGGGACGCCACCGCGCGCGACACCGTCGCGACGATGTCGGGGTGCCCGTGGCCGAGGATCGCGCTCATCTGCCCCGAGGTGAAGTCGAGGATCGCGGTGCCGTCGCTGTCGAAGACGTGCGACCCGGCGGCGCGTTCGATGAGCCGCGGCGTGAAGCCGACCCCGTAACGGATCAGGAGCCGGTCCGCCGCGTCCCGCGATGTCGTGTCCATAGTGGTTACCTCCTGGATGCTGCCGCTTGGATGTCATCCTCGCCGCCGGGCACCCATCGGCACAAGCAAACAAAACCAGGTGACCGTTCGGTGGTGCCTTATGGTTGCGGCATGCTCAACCCACGACGCCTGCTGGTCCTGCGCGAAGTCCTGGCCGCCGGATCCATCAACGCCGCCGCCCGGAACCTCAACTACTCGCCCGCGACCATCAGCCAGCACATGACGGCGCTGGCCCGCGAGACCGGACTGGTCCTGTTCGAGAAACAGGGACGCGGCATCGTCGCCACCGACGCCGCCCGGCAGCTCGCCGACCAGGCCGCCGCGCTGTTGGCCGACTTCGGGCGCCTGGAACGGGTCGTGGCGGACCTGCGCGGCGGCGACGCCGAACACCTGGCGATAGCCTGTTTCGCCTCGGCCTCGGAGAGCTGGCTGCCCGAGGTGGTGCGGACGGTGCGGCGCCACCGGCCCAACCTCACCGTCGAGATCAGCCTCAACGAACCCGTCAACGGACGCGGACGGCGGCAACCCGACCTCGACATCCGCACCGAACCCGCCGACGGCGTCGAACTGCGTCTCGACGGCTACCGGCGCCACGAGCTCACCGTCGAGGAACTGCTCGCCGTGGTCCCGGCCGGGCACCGGCTCGCCGGGGCCGAGCAGATCGCGCTGCGGGACCTGGAAGCCGAACCCTGGGTGGACCACGACATCTACGACAGCCCGATCGGACGGATCATGCTCAGCGCCTGCCGGGCCGCCGGATTCACGCCCCGCTACGCGGCCCGGCTCGACGACCATCGGGCGGCGCTGCGGCTGGTGGCGGCCGGAATCGGCGTCACCGTCCTGCCGCGACTGGCCGTCGCGGAACTGCCGGACGGGCTGGTCGCCAAACCCTTGGTCAACCCGACCGTGTCGCGGCGCATCGTCGTCCACGCCCGCCGGGACCGACGTCGCGGCGACCTCATCGCCCGCGCGGTGGCGCGACTTCGCGCGAGCGCCCACGACACCGACTGATTGCGCCAGTATGGAAGTCATGGCTGACACCGAACTCACCGGCGTGAAGCGGACCCTCGCGGTGGTGTTGCAGACCAAGGCCGTCGACAACCTGCTGCCCGAGCCGATCCTGGGCGACGCATACGCCGAGCGGGCGATGCGGGGCCTGGACCCCGACTACGACAAACGTAAACGCGGGACCAGCCAGATGGGCGCGATGGCGGTCGTGCGGGCCAAGGCCCACGACGACTGGGCGCGTGCGTTCCTGGCCGAACACCCCGACGCGGTGGTGCTGCACCTGGGCTGCGGCCTGGACGCCCGGGTGTACCGCGTCGACCCGCCCGCCGGGGTCGACTGGTACGACCTGGACTTCCCCGACGTCATCGCACTGCGGGAACAGCTACTGCCGCGAAGGGAGCACTACACCCTCATCGGTTCCAGCGTCATCGAGCTCGCCTGGCTGGACCGGGTGCCCCACGACCGTCCGGTGCTGATGATCGCCGAAGGGCTGCTGCCGTACCTGGAGGCGGCCGACGTCGAACGCATCGTCACCTCCATCGTGGACGGATTCCCGTCCGGGCAACTGCAGTGCGATCTCGTGCCGCCGTGGGTGTCGCGAACCTCGAAGTACGACCCCAACCTGCGAAAGTACGGCGTCACCTTCAAGTCGGGCTTCAAGCCGCGGGTGCTGGCCGACTGGCACCCGCGGCTCGAATACCTCGACGAGGCACCGATCCTCAACTCACCGGACCTGGCGCGACTGCCCGCGTCGGTGCGGTTCACGTACTGGCTGATGAACGTGACGCCGGGCCTGCGCACCTCGTACCGGGTGGAGCGTTACCGCTTCGGTTAGGCGTCGCGAAACCGTAGCGACAGCGTGCCGCCCACGAGCGCGGCGACCGCCCACGCGGCCAGTACCCCCAGGCCCGCCAACGGCGCGATCATCAGATCGGCCAGCCCGGTCGTAGCCTGAATGGACAGACCAGCGTTCATGGGGGACATGCGATACAGAACCCGGACCAACGATTCGTTGGTGACCGTCGCGGCCAGCAGCGGGAACAGGTACAACAGCCCCAGAGTGATGCCGATGGCGGCGGTGGCGTTGCGGGCCACCAGCGCGATGCCGATACTCAGCACTCCGATGAGGAGCAGGTAGGCGATCGAGCCCAGCACCGCGCGCTGGGTGTCGAAATCCGACAGCGCGATCTCGTGACCCTGCCGGGCCAGGCCCGCGCGACCGGCCAGCAGCGCCGCCGGTACCGCCGCCACCGCCACCACGGCGATCACGGCGAGCGTCGTGACGACCTTGGCGGCCACGACGGTGAGCCGTCGGGGGACGGCGGTCAGGGTCGTGTGGATCATTCCGTTGCCGTACTCACCGCCGATGGCGGCGATGGCGAACACCGCGACGAACGACTGCCCGATTTGGACTCCGGTGAGGCTGTGCTTGACGGCGTCGAGCTCGCAGACGCCGGAGACGCAGGAGGTGCCGGTACCGGCCAGCGCGCTGACCGCGACGGTCGCGATCAGGATCGCCAGCAGCAGCCCGCCGGTGCCCGGCGCGGTGCGCAGTTTGGTGAACTCGGCGTGCAGGGCGAGCCTCATGTGTCCCTCCGCGACAGTCGTCGGACCGCCAGCCACAGCGTCGCGGCGGCGAAGGCCGTCAGGACGAGCAGCCCGGCCCACGGCGGCAGCGGGTAGTACCCGTTCGCCGGGCTGTAGTCCGCGTAGACGTGCGGGTATTCAGGGATGCCCTGTGTGATCGCGAAACCCGCCGCCGGGGTGACCCGAAGCAGCCACTGTGGAACCGAGTGCGGCAGCACCGCGGTGAAGGTGACCAGGAACGGCAGGATCATCACGGTGATCGCGGTGACGGTGCCGGTCAGGCCGCGCCGGAACAGCGCACCGATGGCCAGCGACAGGACGGCGGTCAGGGCCAACACCGCGGCGGTGCCGACAATGACCCGGATCTCGGTGCTCACCGGCACCGGCAGGATGAAGTTGCCGCCACCGCGCAGCAGCGGCTTTCCAACCGTGACGGTGAACGCGATGGCGACGAGCGCCAGCACGAAGGTGACCGAACCCAGCACCGTCGCCTTGGCCAGCAGCACGCGGCCTCGGCGGGGACTGGCCAGCAGCGAGGTGCGGATCATGCCGCGCCGGTATTCCACGGTCACGAACCCGACGGCGACCACCACCAGGGCGATCAGTCCGATCCAGACACCCGGGAGGGTGGCCTCGGGGTGGTGTCCTTCGGTGTACGGGGCGATGTCACCGCTGCCGGAGACGGTGAACACGCCGTCGTCGACGGTGTGCCCGCTGGTGAGGTGCGGCGGGCCTTCTGCCGCCTCGGTGGCGCCGATGTCGGCCGCGTCCCAGTCGTCACCCGGCGCGGTGACCTCGTCGAACACGCCGGTCGCAGGGGCCATCTGTCCGGACTGAACGGAACCGCCGAACTGGGCGGGTCCGATGTTGAGCGAACCGGGCGAGGCGGCGAACATGCCGATGTGGACGGTTTCGGGCAGTCCTGCCAGCCGCACCTTATCCACTGTGGTCCAGGTTTTTCCGTCGCGGGATTCGGAGCCGGTGATGGTGTCGCCGTCGCGATCCAGCCGCAGCCACCGAGGTTCGTCCGGGGACGGGCGGCCGGGTTTCCCCGCGGTGTCGTACTTGTAGTCGTGCTGCATCCGCACGCCGTGGTCGGCGGTGGCCATGACCGCGGCGTAGGACGAGCCCTGCTTCAGGTTCTCCTTGATCATGATCCCGGCCTTGGCCCAGGGCGCCGTGCCGGAGTCGATGTTGTCGGACATCTCGGTGACCCGGACGGTGATGTCGCCGTCCCCGGTCAGCGGCTGGTTGACGAAGTAGAACTTGTCGGTCACCGCGTCGCCCTCGGGACCCAGCGGCGGCTTCGGGCACGTGACCTCCTTGTTGCCCTCCATGCACGAGGAGGTGCTGCCCCAGGCGATGAACGTCCCCAGGCCCACAATGGTCACGGCCATCATCGCCAGGCCCGCGATCCAGCCGTACACGCTGCGCAGTTTGGTCCACTCGGCGCGGACGAGTTGCCCGAAGCCGTCTCGGCCCTTGGGCAGCGGGGAGCGGTATCCGGTCATCGCTTGGCCTCCGTCGGCTCGGCGTGGAACTCGACCGCCTCGCGGGTCAGCTCCATATAGGCGGTTTCGAGTCCGGCGCGGTAGGTGGCCACCTCCGAGAAGGGGATCGCGGCGGCGTTGAGCAGTTCGGTGATCCGGGCGGCGGCCAGACCCGTGACGGTGACGACGTCGGTCCCGGTGACGGCGACGGTGGCGCCGTCACCGGCCAGGATCTCCATGACGGCCTCGCGTTCGGTGGTGCGCACCAGGATCCGGCCCCGGGAGGCGGCGGTGATCAGCGCCGACACCGGAGTGTCGGCCAGTACCCGGCCCCGGCCCACGACGAGCAGATGGTCGGCGGCGTCCTCCAGCTCGCTCATCAGGTGACTGGACACCAGGACCGCGCGGCCCTCGGCGGCCAGGCCCCGCAGCAGACCGCGAATCCACACGATCCCCTCGGGGTCCAGCCCGTTGAACGGCTCGTCCAGCATCAGCACCGGCGGATCGCACAGCAGCGCGGCGGCGATGCCCAGCCGCTGCCGCATCCCCAGCGAGAAGCCGCCCGCCCGGCGCCGCCCCACCTGCGACAGCCCCACCTGCTCCAGCATCGCGTCGACGCGTTTGGCGCCGTGGCCCTGGGAATGGGCCAGCCACAGCAGATGGTTGCGGGCCGAACGCCCGGGTTGCAGCGCCGAGGCGTCCAGCAGCGCGCCGACCTGGCTGAGCGGGTGCCGCAGCCGCCGGTACGGTTCGCCGTTGACCAGCGCCCGGCCGCGTTGCGGCGTGTCGAGGCCGAGGATGACCCGCATGGTGGTGGACTTGCCCGCCCCGTTGGGGCCGACGAAACCGGTGACCCGCCCCGGCTTGACGGTGAAGGTCATGCCGTCCAGGGCCGTCACCGCCCCATAGCGTTTATGCACTTCAGATACTTCGATACCTGTTTCCATGGCGGCCAGGCTAAGCGACCGTTGCCGTTCGCCGCGTCCCGAAACGGAGCCGTCTTCGGCTCCCTCGCGGCGGCGAGCCGTCACCGGGCGTCCCACCCGTGGGGGAGGAGACGGTGGCGCGACGGAGGGACGCGGTGCGACCGAAACCGGTGGACAATGGCCGTTGTGACAGGTGGGAGCGGTGCCGGACGAGACGGCTCGACGCGTGCCCGCTTCCGGTCCGGGACGCTGGCGAACCGGCTGTCCGAGCACGGCTTCGCGGTGGGCGCGGCGCTGCTGGGCGCGATCGCCACCGCCGAGTCCTGGATCCACGCCGCCCGCGCCGTCGCCCCCGAACCCAACCGGCCGCTGCTGATCGCGATCATCGTGCTGCTGGGCCTGGCCTCGACCGTGCCGGTGGCGCTGGCGGACACCCGGCCCGCGCTGGCGGCGGGGCTGGTCACCGGGGCCCTGCTGGTATCCATGGTGGCCACCGAGACGTTGACCTTCGCCGGAGCCGCGGCGCAACTGGTGACCGGGTACCAGCTGGGGATTCGCGGCCCGGGCCCGCCGTCGCTCGATCCGGCCGCCACCGCCGTCGGCCGTCCTCCGACCGGACTCGGCGCACGCCTGTCCCGGCTGTCGGCCCTGCTGTTCGCCGCGCCGTTCCCACTGCTGGCGCTGATCGCGCTGTCGGGCTCGGTGTCGCAGACCCAGCCGGGTGGGGCCGCCTCGACCGTCACCGTCGAGTCGCCGGTGGACGTTCGCGGTTTCGTGGTGCGGCTGGCGCTGCTGGCCGTGCTGGCGCCGATCGCGGCGCTGGCGGGGATAGCCCGCCGCTCGGCCCGCGAGGCGGCGGCCGGGCGCGCCGCCGCCCGGACCTTCGCCGACACGCTGCTGGAACACACCGCGCGCGGCGAACGCGCCCGCATCGCCCGGGAACTGCACGACGTCGTCGCCCACCACATCTCGATGGTCGCGGTCCAGGCCGAGACCGCCCGGCTCACCACCCCCGGGATGCCCGAGGCGGGCGCGCAACGGCTGCGCGCCATCGGCGACACCGCCCGCGCCGCGCTCACCGAGATGCGACGGCTGCTGGGGGTGCTGCGCGAGGACACCGGCACCGAACCCGCCCGGCTGCAACCACAGCCGGGACTGCGACTGCGGGAACTCAACGCGCTGCTGGACGAGACCCGCGACGCCTCCGGCGCCGGAATCCGACTGGTCCTCAAGGGACAGTATGCTGAACTGGATCCCGGTGTCGAACTGGCCGCCTACCGCATCATCCAGGAAGCCCTCACCAACGCCCGCCGTCACGCCCCCGGCGCCGCCGTCGACGTGACCCTCCACTACACACAGGACGAACTGCTGATGACCATCCGCGACAACGGACCCGGACCATCCACCACCGCACCCGTCGGCGGCCACGGCCTGTCCGGCATGCGCGAACGCGCCGCCGCCGTCGGCGGCCAGCTCACGACCACAGCCGCCTCCGGCGGCGGCTTCCGCGTCGACGTCCGGCTGCCCACCACCGACGAGGCCGCCGCATGAGCCAACCCATCCGCGTCCTGGTCGCCGACGACCACCTCGTGGTGCGCACCGGCTTCGCCGAACTGCTTGGCACCCAACCGGACTTCAGCGTCGTCGGCATCGCCTCCGACGGCGCCGAGGCCGTGATGGCCTGCCGCACCGCCACCCCCGACGTCGTCCTCATGGACGTCCGGATGCCCAACATGGACGGCATCGAGGCCACCCGCCGCATCGCCGCCACCTCCGAGGCGACGCCGCGCGTCATCATCCTGACCACTTTCGACCTGGACGAGTACGTCTACGACGCGCTGCGAGCCGGGGCCAGCGGCTTCCTGCTCAAGGACGTCACCGCCGAGCGGCTGTTCGACGCCGTACGGGTCGTGGCGGCGGGGGAGGCGCTGCTGGCGCCCACCGTCACCCGCCGCCTCATCGGCGAGTTCGTCCAGTCCAAGCAGCCGCGCCCGGTCGCCGACGCGAGGCTGGCGTCGCTGACGCCGCGCGAGACCGAGGTGCTGCGGCTGGTCGCCGAAGGACTGTCCAATCCGGAACTGGCCGCCCGGCTGACCGTCTCGGAGGAGACGGTTAAGACCCACGTCAGCCGGGTACTGCACAAACTCGGGCTGCGCGACCGCACCCAGGCGGTGGTGGCCGCCTACGAATCCGGCCTCGTCGTCCCCGGCGGCCGTCCGGCCTAGGGGATCACCTCGCCGGCCTTGGGCCGGTAGACGTTCAGCTGGATCCCGGTCTTGCCGGTGGTGGTCGAGACCAGCTCCAGCGGTCGCTTCATGCCGTCGGCCGGGAAGATCGACTTGCCGCCGCCCAGGGTCACCGGCTCGATCATCAACCGCAGCTCGTCCACCAGGCCCTCGGCCAGCAGCTCCCGCACCAGCCCCGGGCTGCCCTGCAACATCAGCCCCCGGCCCTCGGCCTCACGCAACTGACGCACCTTCGCCACGGCCTCACCACCGGGCACGAGCGTGGTGTTCCACTTCATGTCGGCCTCGGTCAGCGTCGACGACACCACGTACTTGGGCAGCGCGTTGATCCGGTCGGAGAACTCGTCCCCGGTCTGCTGCGGCCAGGCCGCCGCCATGTTCTCCCAGGTGCGACGCCCGAACAGCAGCGCGTCGGCCTCGGCGATCGTCTCGGTCGCGAACGGCATGATCGATTCCTCGTCGAAGAACTCCATCGACCAGCCACCGTGGGCGAAACCGCCGTCGGTGTCCTCGTCGGCCCCGCCCGGGGCCTGGACCACACCGTCCAGGCTGATGAATTCACTGACCACTACGCGCATGGGTTCACCTTTACCGCCTTGGCCGCCGGTCGCCGTATCGAATGGGGTCCCCATGCTATCGACAGTCCAGCCGGGCACCCCGACGCGAGGCGTCACTCCAGCGTGAGCACGATCTTCCCGGCCGAGATGCCCGCCTCGCCGCAGCGGTGCGCGGCTTCGGCCTCGGCTAGCGGGAAGGTGCGGCCGACCCGCACCACATAGCCGTCGCCGCGCGCCAGCTCGGCGACCTTGGCCAGCGCGTCGAAGGCGCTGGGCACCGAGGTGACATGCACGTCGTGTTCGCCGGAGAAGTCGGCGACGGTGACCACCTTGCCGGGCGTGCCGGTCAGCTCGATCAGCTCGGCGACCCCGCCGTGCCCGACGGTGTCGAACCCGGCGTCCACGTGCGCGGTCATGGCCCTGACCCGGTCGGCCAGACCGGGCCCGTAGCGGACCGGCCGGGCACCGAGCGACGAAACGAACTCCTCATTGGAGGATCCGCAGGTGCCGATGACGGTGGCGCCGTCGGCGACGGCCAGCTGCACCGCCGCGCTGCCCACCGAACCGGAGGCGCCGTCCACGACGAGGGTCTGGCCCGCGGCCAGTTCCACCAGCCGCAGTGACCGCAGCGCCGTCTCGGCGGCCAGCGCGGTGCCCGCGGCCTGGTGCCAGTCGAAACCGGCGGGCTTGGGCGCGACGTGGTTGAGCAGCGCGTACTGCGCGTAGGTTCCCGAACCGAGGCCGAACACCTCGTCACCGACCTCGACGCCCGTGACGCCCTCGCCGACCTCGTCGACGACCCCGGCCGCCTCGCCGCCGGGGATGAACGGGAACGTCACCGGCGCGATCTCGCGCATCATCCCGGACCGCAGTTTCCAGTCGTACGGGTTGACCGCGGCGGCCCGCACCTCGATGCGCACCTGCCCGGGCCCCGGGGACGGTTTCGGGTGTTCGCCGTAGCGCAACACCGACGCGTCCCCGTACTCGTCAAAGCCGACCGCGTACATGCCCTGCCTCCTCGATCGCCGAACTGTCTACTGTGGGTCCTGATCGCGGCTCTGCCAGGTGCAGACACACGCCTCGTTGCCCTCCGGGTCGGCCAGCACCCAAAACGCCGGAGCCTCGGCGTCGCTGAGCAATCGGCCGCCCGCCGCCACGGCGGCGTCGATGCGGGCCTGGGCCGCGTCGTGCGG containing:
- a CDS encoding LysR family transcriptional regulator encodes the protein MLNPRRLLVLREVLAAGSINAAARNLNYSPATISQHMTALARETGLVLFEKQGRGIVATDAARQLADQAAALLADFGRLERVVADLRGGDAEHLAIACFASASESWLPEVVRTVRRHRPNLTVEISLNEPVNGRGRRQPDLDIRTEPADGVELRLDGYRRHELTVEELLAVVPAGHRLAGAEQIALRDLEAEPWVDHDIYDSPIGRIMLSACRAAGFTPRYAARLDDHRAALRLVAAGIGVTVLPRLAVAELPDGLVAKPLVNPTVSRRIVVHARRDRRRGDLIARAVARLRASAHDTD
- a CDS encoding class I SAM-dependent methyltransferase, whose translation is MADTELTGVKRTLAVVLQTKAVDNLLPEPILGDAYAERAMRGLDPDYDKRKRGTSQMGAMAVVRAKAHDDWARAFLAEHPDAVVLHLGCGLDARVYRVDPPAGVDWYDLDFPDVIALREQLLPRREHYTLIGSSVIELAWLDRVPHDRPVLMIAEGLLPYLEAADVERIVTSIVDGFPSGQLQCDLVPPWVSRTSKYDPNLRKYGVTFKSGFKPRVLADWHPRLEYLDEAPILNSPDLARLPASVRFTYWLMNVTPGLRTSYRVERYRFG
- a CDS encoding ABC transporter permease, which produces MRLALHAEFTKLRTAPGTGGLLLAILIATVAVSALAGTGTSCVSGVCELDAVKHSLTGVQIGQSFVAVFAIAAIGGEYGNGMIHTTLTAVPRRLTVVAAKVVTTLAVIAVVAVAAVPAALLAGRAGLARQGHEIALSDFDTQRAVLGSIAYLLLIGVLSIGIALVARNATAAIGITLGLLYLFPLLAATVTNESLVRVLYRMSPMNAGLSIQATTGLADLMIAPLAGLGVLAAWAVAALVGGTLSLRFRDA
- a CDS encoding ATP-binding cassette domain-containing protein — protein: METGIEVSEVHKRYGAVTALDGMTFTVKPGRVTGFVGPNGAGKSTTMRVILGLDTPQRGRALVNGEPYRRLRHPLSQVGALLDASALQPGRSARNHLLWLAHSQGHGAKRVDAMLEQVGLSQVGRRRAGGFSLGMRQRLGIAAALLCDPPVLMLDEPFNGLDPEGIVWIRGLLRGLAAEGRAVLVSSHLMSELEDAADHLLVVGRGRVLADTPVSALITAASRGRILVRTTEREAVMEILAGDGATVAVTGTDVVTVTGLAAARITELLNAAAIPFSEVATYRAGLETAYMELTREAVEFHAEPTEAKR
- a CDS encoding sensor histidine kinase; translated protein: MTGGSGAGRDGSTRARFRSGTLANRLSEHGFAVGAALLGAIATAESWIHAARAVAPEPNRPLLIAIIVLLGLASTVPVALADTRPALAAGLVTGALLVSMVATETLTFAGAAAQLVTGYQLGIRGPGPPSLDPAATAVGRPPTGLGARLSRLSALLFAAPFPLLALIALSGSVSQTQPGGAASTVTVESPVDVRGFVVRLALLAVLAPIAALAGIARRSAREAAAGRAAARTFADTLLEHTARGERARIARELHDVVAHHISMVAVQAETARLTTPGMPEAGAQRLRAIGDTARAALTEMRRLLGVLREDTGTEPARLQPQPGLRLRELNALLDETRDASGAGIRLVLKGQYAELDPGVELAAYRIIQEALTNARRHAPGAAVDVTLHYTQDELLMTIRDNGPGPSTTAPVGGHGLSGMRERAAAVGGQLTTTAASGGGFRVDVRLPTTDEAAA
- a CDS encoding response regulator; this encodes MSQPIRVLVADDHLVVRTGFAELLGTQPDFSVVGIASDGAEAVMACRTATPDVVLMDVRMPNMDGIEATRRIAATSEATPRVIILTTFDLDEYVYDALRAGASGFLLKDVTAERLFDAVRVVAAGEALLAPTVTRRLIGEFVQSKQPRPVADARLASLTPRETEVLRLVAEGLSNPELAARLTVSEETVKTHVSRVLHKLGLRDRTQAVVAAYESGLVVPGGRPA
- a CDS encoding dihydrofolate reductase family protein, coding for MRVVVSEFISLDGVVQAPGGADEDTDGGFAHGGWSMEFFDEESIMPFATETIAEADALLFGRRTWENMAAAWPQQTGDEFSDRINALPKYVVSSTLTEADMKWNTTLVPGGEAVAKVRQLREAEGRGLMLQGSPGLVRELLAEGLVDELRLMIEPVTLGGGKSIFPADGMKRPLELVSTTTGKTGIQLNVYRPKAGEVIP
- a CDS encoding NADP-dependent oxidoreductase — encoded protein: MYAVGFDEYGDASVLRYGEHPKPSPGPGQVRIEVRAAAVNPYDWKLRSGMMREIAPVTFPFIPGGEAAGVVDEVGEGVTGVEVGDEVFGLGSGTYAQYALLNHVAPKPAGFDWHQAAGTALAAETALRSLRLVELAAGQTLVVDGASGSVGSAAVQLAVADGATVIGTCGSSNEEFVSSLGARPVRYGPGLADRVRAMTAHVDAGFDTVGHGGVAELIELTGTPGKVVTVADFSGEHDVHVTSVPSAFDALAKVAELARGDGYVVRVGRTFPLAEAEAAHRCGEAGISAGKIVLTLE